The following are encoded together in the Vanrija pseudolonga chromosome 7, complete sequence genome:
- the psd3 gene encoding Phosphatidylserine decarboxylase proenzyme 3, translating to MASASRVEPPDEEHASAPPVPSSSAAATAATPAAAAAAAAPAGTTTAPDASPTPSHHGHLPTARLKRLAAKPLKPLKLAASAIHSVSHSRSATPTPQASFDDEDNIPRNNSSGSTLLDVPDTTTKSRPRLGKHRSSASQQITDPALLAQATRGPRKPLEGEDPAAWLRVRVNSAEGLVVKDRNGFSDPFVSILLAPSTRYTTPVVKRSLNPIFPAAQSTFDFPIYLSLAGVIGGRGLEGVVWDKDLMRKEYMGELFVGVDQWFSSGTPRLWSEDLPLQSYELISTRRKQKVSGSVSLQIGFVEPPSTNPSEALNKVTKVYNRILQNTLGRGQFGVLGVPAHEGIGTVMIKRGDSQGDELPRSNSGRVGLMTSALVAPSMERTPSQQPGAGFHDFTDDGLSSSDDDLCDAAEGDDDGFLRDTPLSYDDVSHLDAAGAELLPPRTSSLGVKGHDHEPLSPQPTYEPLSPMPDYSRRSSAPGSAPPTPGIPSTPGAQATKKKRRIFGRGKSRKEFNFTQDSGRGVLGIVVMEIQSASDLPKLKNTLRTGWDMDPFVVISFGKKVFRTRVIRHSLNPTWDEKLLFHVHDHEQAYTVQMAVLDWDKISGNDFVGTSTLPLSELAADAPKPDPVTGLYLENVDGKHDMKEFTLPILTSTSMAWEARHSPSLTVRAKFEPYDALRQRFWRQYIKQYDTDNTGAISHFELCAMLDSLGSTLTHQTIELFFTRFGKTPDKDELTFDEVVQCMEREVHKTSDQKREASNDDSNAVDPDELNEQLLRSWPRGGEDSTLVSSTPSSISDIQDPHIPSLKVDQSGASSQDQSLRPSHTASPPVLSDNEDGGDGSGAELERVINIKACPLCHRSRLGKRSERDIITHLAICASSDWGRVDRIMTGNYVTSSQAQRKLVTKLINKVAIGAYSLGANSANILVQDRLTGQFQEEKMAVYVRLGIRVLYKGARGKMAGARAKRLLKNMSIKQGIKYDSPSSVADIKPFIAFHRLNVDEIRDPLDSFKTFNEFFYRRLKPDARPVDDPGNDRRLVSAADCRLMVFDTVSDAKQIWIKGRDFTVSRLIGPTYQSIVDNYNGGALAIFRLAPQDYHRFHSPVRGRIGKITDIDGEYYTVNPQAIRTALDVYGENVRKIVPIISEEFGTVMTIWVGAMMVGSIGSSVEEGQLVERGDELGWFAFGGSTIVVGFERGRVIWDEDLQANGKAAIETLVRVGMGLGRTAPTPLSSRENSTATL from the exons ATGGCCTCTGCAtcgcgcgtcgagccccCAGACGAGGAGCACGCGTCGGCCCCCCCAGtgccgtcgtcatcggcggctGCAACTGCTGCTactcctgctgctgctgctgctgccgcggcaCCCGCTGGAACGACGACAGCCCCCGacgcctcgcccacgccgtcgcACCATGGGCACCTTCCCACGGCGCGGctcaagcgcctcgccgccaagccgctcaagccgctcaagctcgccgcgtcggcgatcCACTCCGTCTCccactcgcgctcggcgacgccgacgccccagGCCtcctttgacgacgaggacaacatCCCGCGCAACAacagctcgggctcgacccTCCTAGACGTGcccgacaccaccaccaagtcccgcccccgcctggGCAAGCAccgctcctcggcaagccAGCAGATCACCgaccccgccctcctcgcccaggccACCCGCGGCCCGCGCAAGCCACTCGAAGGCGAGGACCCCGCGGCGTGGCTCCGCGTTCGTGTCAacagcgccgagggcctcgtGGTCAAGGACAGAAACGGATTCAGCGACCC ATTTGTGTCGATTCTCCTcgcaccgtcgacgaggtacaCCACGCCGGTCGTCAAGCGCTCCCTCAACCCCATCTTCCCTGCGGCGCAGAGCACGTTCGACTTCCCGATTTACCTCAGCCTCGCGGGCGTGATCGGTGGTCGTGGCCTCGAGGGTGTCGTGTGGGACAAG gACCTCATGAGGAAGGAGTACATGGGGGAGCTgtttgtcggcgtcgaccagTGGTTCAGCAGCGGCACCCCGCGCCTGTGGTCAGAAGACCTTCCT CTGCAAAGCTACGAGCTCATCTCAACAAGGAGAAAACAAAAGGTCTCTGGATCCGTCTCCTTGCAGATTGGTTTTGTCGAGCCACCATCGACCAACCCCTCCGAGGCCCTCAACAAGGTCACCAAGGTGTACAACAGAATCCTGCAAAACACGCTTGGCCGTGGGCAGTTTGGTGTCTTAGGTGTCCCCGCG CACGAGGGCATTGGCACCGTTATGATCAAGCGCGGAGACAGCCAGGGCGATGAACTGCCGCGGTCCAACTCGGGCCGCGTTGGTCTGATGACCTCGGCTTTGGTTGCCCCGTCGATGGAAAGGACGCCAAGCCAGCAGCCGGGAGCCGGTTTCCACGACTTCACAGACGATGGCCTGTCGAGCTCTGACGACGACTTGTGCGATGCCGCGGAGGGCGACGATGATGGCTTCCTGCGCGACACGCCATTGTCCTACGACGATGTGTCGCATCTGgatgccgctggcgccgagctttTGCCCCCTCGCACGTCtagcctcggcgtcaagggccacgaccacgagcCGCTCTCCCCCCAGCCCACGTATGAACCCCTCTCACCCATGCCAGACTACAGCCGCAGATCAAGCGCACCAGGCTCGGCCCCACCAACGCCTGGCATCCCCTCTACACCTGGCGCACAGGCTACCAAGAAGAAGAGGCGAATCTTTGGCCGCGGCAAATCCAGGAAAGAGTTCAACTTCACCCAGGACAGCGGCCGTGGCGTCCTGGGCATTGTCGTCATGGAGATTCAGAGTGCTAGTGACCTGCCCAAGCTCAAGAACA CCCTCCGCACCGGCTGGGACATGGACCCCTTCGTTGTCATCTCATTCGGCAAGAAGGTGTTCCGTACTCGTGTTATCCGTCACTCGCTCAACCCAACTTGGGACGAGAAGCTCCTCTTCCACGTCCATGACCACGAGCAGGCATATACCGTCCAGATGGCGGTGCTGGACTGGGACAAGATCTCGGGCAACGACTTTGTTGGCACCAGTACGCTCCCTCTGAGCGAACTGGCAGCGGACGCACCCAAGCCGGACCCAGTGACCGGTCTCTATCTCGAGAATGTGGATGGCAAGCACGACATGAAGGAGTTTACG CTCCCCATCCTCACGTCCACATCGATGGCCTGGGAAGCTAGACACTCGCCGTCTCTGACTGTTCGTGCCAAGTTCGAGCCGTACGACGCCCTGCGTCAGCGTTTCTGGCGCCAGTACATCAAGCAGTACGACACGGACAACACGGGCGCCATCTCCCACTTTGAGCTCTGCGCCATGCTCGACTCTCTCGGATCCACCCTCACGCATCAGACGATTGAGTTGTTCTTTACTCGTTTCGGCAAGACACCAGACAAGGACGAGCTTACATTTGATGAAGTGGTCCAGTGCATGGAGCGCGAGGTCCACAAGACTAGCGATCAGAAGCGCGAGGCCAGCAATGACGACTCGAACGCAGTGGACCCAGACGAGCTCAACGAGCAGCTTCTGCGTAGCTGGCCCAGAGGAGGCGAGGACAGCACTCTCGTCTCAAGCACCCCTTCGTCAATCTCGGACATCCAGGATCCCCATATCCCATCTCTCAAGGTCGATCAAAGCGGCGCATCGTCGCAGGACCAGTCGCTACGCCCATCGCATACGGCATCTCCGCCCGTCCTCTCGGACAACGAGGACGGaggcgacggcagcggcgccgagctggaacGCGTCATCAACATCAAGGCGTGCCCCTTGTGTCATCGCTCGCGCCTCGGTAAGCGCAGCGAACGTGACATcatcacccacctcgccatcTGTGCGTCCTCCGACTGgggccgcgtcgaccgcATCATGACTGGCAACTATGTGACCTCGAGCCAGGCTCAGCGCAAGCTGGTGACAAAGCTTATCAACAAGGTCGCTATCGGCGCGTACTCGCTCGGTGCGAACTCGGCCAATATCCTGGTGCAGGACCGGCTCACGGGCCAGTTTCAGGAGGAGAAGATGGCCGTGTACGTTCGCCTCGGCATCCGTGTCCTGTACAAGGGTGCCCGTGGCAAGATGGCCGGTGCTCGTGCCAAGCGGTTGCTCAAGAACATGTCGATTAAGCAGGGTATCAAGTATgactcgccgtcgtctgtTGCCGACATCAAGCCGTTCATTGCCTTCCACAGACTCAATGTCGATGAGATTCGGGACCCGCTCGACTCGTTTAAGACCTTCAATGAGTTCTTCTACCGCCGACTGAAGCCTGATGCACGCCCCGTTGACGACCCTGGCAACGACCGCCGGCTGGTCTCGGCTGCCGACTGCCGACTCATGGTCTTTGACACGGTGTCGGATGCCAAGCAAATCTGGATCAAGGGCCGCGACTTCACTGTCAGCAGGTTGATTGGCCCCACCTACCAGTCAATCGTCGACAATtacaacggcggcgcgttgGCCATCTTCCGACTTGCTCCGCAGGACTACCACCGATTCCACTCGCCAGTCCGCGGAAGGATAGGCAAGATCACGGACATTGATGGCGAGTACTACACGGTCAACCCTCAGGCCATTCGCACGGCTCTGGACGTGTACGGAGAGAATGTGCGCAAGATTGTGCCGATCATTAGCGAGGAGTTTGGCACGGTGATGACCATCTGGGTCGGTGCGATGA TGGTCGGCAGCATTGGCTCGTCTGTCGAAGAGGGACAGCTggtggagcgcggcgacgagctgggctggTTCGCCTTTGGCGGCTCGACGATTGTCGTCGGGTTCGAACGCGGGCGTGTCATCTGGGACGAGGATCTACAGGCGAACGGCAAGGCGGCAATCGAGACGCTCGTCCGTGTGGGGATGGGCCTTGGacggacggcgccgacgccattgTCGAGCCGTGAGAACAGCACGGCGACATTGTGA
- the CNA1 gene encoding Serine/threonine-protein phosphatase 2B catalytic subunit A1 has translation MTSPATQRANAIAAITNKSNIPIPEIDFTQHTLENGEIVSTTERVVKDVQAPAMYVPTDEQFWSKQDPTKPDIAFLKNHFYREGRLSEEQALYILEKGGEILRSEPNLLEVDAPITVCGDIHGQYYDLMKLFEVGGNPADTRYLFLGDYVDRGYFSIECVLYLWSLKMWYPDTLFLLRGNHECRHLTDYFTFKLECKHKYSETVYNACMDTFCNLPLAAVMNRQFLCIHGGLSPELHTLDDLRSINRFREPPTHGLMCDILWADPLEDFGNEKNPTENFVHNHVRGCSYFFTYNAACQFLERNNLLSIIRAHEAQDAGYRMYKKTKTTGFPSVMTIFSAPNYLDVYSNKAAVLKYEANVMNIRQFNCTPHPYWLPNFMDVFTWSLPFVGEKITDMLIAILNCCTKEELEEEEEEETPMITPDEPETGEEGDMSAERRQVIKNKILAVGRMSRVFSLLREESERVSELKSITGSANLPQGALANGAEGIKEAIQGFDDARKSDIENERLPPDIIDPDEDKPASPSPSVPTSPAAHTGSPVADKTGAVLPPLNTNVSASDIVSPVSPATPGGASWRRGHARQASLGTTRTSPSTRRRSLENTMELIRDVVGGRDANADSNVRELAEVISSPSRTRPENSIA, from the exons ATGACCTCTCCGGCAACTCAGCGGGCAAATGCCATCGCTGCAATCACCAACAAGTCCAACATTCCCATCCCAGAGATCGACTTTACCCAGCACACGCTCGAGAATGGCGAGATTGTCAGCACGACCGAGCGCGTGGTCAAGGAC GTTCAAGCGCCGGCCATGTATGTGCCGACAGACGAGCAGTTCTGGTCCAAGCAGGACCCCACAAAGCCCGACATTGCCTTCCTCAAGAACCACTTCTATCGCGAGGGACGCTTGTCCGAGGAGCAAGCCCTCTACATTCTCGAGAA GGGAGGCGAGATTCTGAGGTCGGAACCCAacctgctcgaggtcgatgcACCGATCACTG TTTGTGGTGACATTCACGGCCAATAC TATGACCTCATGAAGCTGTTCGAGGTCGGTGGCAACCCTGCCGACACTCGTtacctcttcctcggcgacTATGTCGACCGTGGCTACTTCTCGATCGAG TGTGTCCTCTACCTCTGGTCGCTCAAGATGTGGTACCCCGACACCCTCTTCCTACTGCGCGGTAACCACGAGTGCCGTCACTTGACCGACTACTTCACGTTCAAGCTCGAGT GCAAGCACAAGTACTCGGAGACTGTGTACAACGCTTGCATGGACACGTTCTGCAACCTTCCCCTTGCCGCTGTCATGAACAGGCAGTTCCTCTGCATCCACGGTGGTCTCTCGCCCGAGCTCCACACCTTGGACGACCTCAGATCC ATCAACCGTTTCCGTGAGCCCCCCACCCACGGCTTGATGTGCGACATCCTCTGGGCCGACCCATTGGAAGACTTTGGCAATGAGAAGAACCCGACCGAGAACTTTGTTCACAATCATGTTCGTGGTTGCTCGTACTTCTTCACCTACAACGCGGCGTGCCAGTTCCTGGAGCGCAACAACCTGCTGTCCATCATCCGTGCCCACGAGGCCCAGGACGCTGGATACCGCATGTACAAGAAGACCAAGACTACCGGCTTCCCCTCGGTCATGACCATCTTCTCGGCGCCCAACTACCTCGACGTGTACTCAAACAAGGCCGCCGTTCTGAAGTACGAGGCCAATGTCATGAACATTCGCCAGTTCAACTGCACGCCCCACCCCTACTGGCTCCCCAACTTTATGGACGTCTTCACCTGGTCTCTTCCTTTCGTCGGCGAGAAGA TCACGGACATGCTCATTGCCATTCTCAACTGCTgcaccaaggaggagctcgaggaagaggaggaggaggagacgcCGATGATCACGCCAGACGAGCCAgagacgggcgaggagggagacATGTCGGCCGAGAGGAGACAGGTTATCAAGAACAAGATTCTTGCCGTTGGTCGCATGTCGCGAGTGTTCTCGTTGCTTCG TGAGGAGTCTGAACGCGTGTCAGAGCTCAAGAGCATCACCGGCTCGGCCAACCTGCCTCAGGGTGCTCTtgccaacggcgccgagggcatcaaGGAGGCCATCCAGGGCTTTGACGACGCGCGTAAGAGTGATATCGAGAACGAGCGTCTTCCTCCGGACATcatcgaccccgacgaggacaagccgGCGTCGCCTTCGCCTTCGGTGCCAACGTCACCAGCTGCGCACACTGGATCTCCTGTCGCCGACAAGACTGGTGCCGTCTTACCGCCTCTCAACACCAACGTGTCGGCAAGCGATATTGtgtcgcccgtgtcgcctGCGACGCCAGGAGGAGCGtcgtggcgccgtggccacGCTCGTCAGGCCTCGCTCGGCACAACCCGCACGTCACCCTCGACCCGTCGCCGTTCGCTCGAGAACACGATGGAGCTCATCCGTGAcgttgtcggcggccgcgacgccaatGCCGACTCGAACGTGCGCGAGCTTGCTGAGGTCATCTCGAGCCCGTCGCGAACCCGGCCCGAGAACTCGATTGCCTAG
- the ANT1 gene encoding Peroxisomal adenine nucleotide transporter 1, with protein sequence MSGAAVEPLTPFGSALAGALGAVFSNAVVYPLDTVKTRLQALPASEIEAEKREDAAAAKQGKGGLAGAIKRKLRSFQMLNMLIRIIRTEGVAGAFKGFSANMINSFSMQFAYFFFHTWLRNAALKRTTGPLGTGAELGLGAAAGALAQIFTIPVAVVATRQQLWLPPPGATGKAAHEPTLFETAADIVKEGGVTALWTGLKPGLVLTVNPAITYGVFERAKSWILSEGREGGKLTVGEAFWLGVFSKTLATVVTYPYIFAKVRLQAKAEDPEDQKPKGAIDVLTKVYKEEGIAGWYQGLTAQITKAVLCQGILFVSKEQFEDYARIIISTASKLTAKHPLFSKAA encoded by the exons ATGTCCGGAGCCGCAGTCGAGCCTCTCACGCCGTTCGGCTctgccctcgccggcgccctgGGCGCCGTCTTCTCCAATGC CGTCGTCTACCCCCTCGACACGGTCAAGACGCGCCTGCaggcgctgccggcgtccgagatcgaggccgagaagcgcgaggacgcggccgccgccaagcagggcaagggcggcctcgcgggcgCCATCAAGCGCAAGCTCCGCTCGTTCCAGATGCTCAACATGCTCATCCGCATCATCCGCACCGAGGGTGTCGCGGGCGCCTTCAAGGGCTTCAGCGCGAACATGATCAACTCGTTCTCGATGC AGTTCGCCTATTTCTTCTTCCACACCTGGCTGCGCAACGCGGCCCTCAAGCGCACCACAGGGCCGCTGGGGACgggtgccgagctcggcctcggcgcggccgccggcgcgctcgcgcagatcTTCACGatccccgtcgccgtcgtcgcgacgcgcCAGCAGCTCTGGCTCCCGCCACCAGGCGCGACGGGCAAGGCGGCCCACGAGCCGACGCTGTTCgagaccgccgccgacattgtcaaggagggcggcgtgaCGGCCCTCTGGACCGGCCTCAAGCCCGGCCTCGTGCTCACCGTCAACCCCGCCATCACGTACGGCGTGTTCGAGCGCGCAAAGTCGTGGATCCTCTccgagggccgcgagggcggaAAGCTTaccgtcggcgaggcgttCTGGCTCGGCGTCTTCTCCAAGACGCTTGCGACGGTTGTCACCTACCCCTACATCTTT gccAAGGTCCGTctccaggccaaggccgaggacccCGAGGACCAGAAGCCCAAGGGCGCCATCGACGTCCTCACAAAGGTCtacaaggaggagggcatcGCCGGCTGGTACCAGGGCCTCACGGCCCAGATCACAAAGGCCGTCCTCTGCCAGGGCATCCTCTTCGTCTCCAAGGAGCAGTTCGAGGACTATGCCCGTATCATCATCTCCACGGCTTCAAAGCTCACCGCCAAGCACCCCCTCTTCTCCAAGGCCGCctag